DNA from Roseofilum casamattae BLCC-M143:
ATTGGGCAATACAGACTTAGAACTTGCCGAGAAAAACGGCGCGGAAATCGAGATTAAATATTCCGGCTATATTCAACGGCAGCAAAATCAAATCGACCAAATTAACCGGCAATCTAATCGCAAACTGCCGGAAAGTTTAGATTATTTTGCCATTGAAACTCTTTCCATGGAAGCCCGAGAAAAATTAGACCGCATCCGTCCGCTCACAGTCGGTCAAGCCTCCCGGATCGGTGGCGTTAACCCAGCAGATATGAATGCTTTATTGGTCTATTTAGAAGTACAAAACCGGCGCAAAAAAGAAATAGCTTCTACTGCCAGTTAACCGTCAATTCATAATATGATTCCCCTGCGCGATACCCAATCTCTCTCTCGCACTCCAATCATTTGCTACGGTTTAATCGGTGCAATGCTACTCATTTTTATCGGTGAAATTCGGCTAGAGATAGTAGGAGAGTTGCAAGATTGGGTTGCTTATTGGAGTTTAGTTCCTGCGGAAATTATCGGACTGTTTCAGGAGGCGATCGCAACTCAAAATCCAGCAATCTGGACGTTCTTGTTCTGGCGCATTTTCGCGATTGTTCCCGCATTATTTATCCATAGTAGCTACGCGCAAATTCTCGGAAATCTGATTTTTCTCTTTGCCTTCGGTCGCTCCCTAGAAGATCGCATCGGACGCGGTTATTTTCTGCTCTTCTTTGTCGCTAGCGGTTTGATAACCAGCGGATTTCGAGTTGCTCTCGATCCCGATATGGCCTTACCTATTATCGGAGCAAATAGCGCGATCGCAGCCCTTCTTGGCGCCTATATTATTCTCATCCCACAAGCCAAAATCGACAGTATCTTGCCACTGCTAATTGTCTTTATTCCAGTGAAAATATCGGCTAACTTCTATTTACTCTGGTGGTTTATCCAGCAATCATCTTATGGCATTGGAATGTTGAATATTAATGTCAATGCATGGAGTGTAGCTGGTATATTCCAACAAGGATTAGCCATAATTTTGGGAATGGCGATCGCCTATTTCTGGCTCAAACCCATCGCTCAATTAAACCAGGAAGAAGAAACATAAAAAAAGAGCCACGGGGTTATCTGTGGCTCGGCGATCGTAAAACCCACATTCCGCACGACAAAATGTAGT
Protein-coding regions in this window:
- a CDS encoding rhomboid family intramembrane serine protease; amino-acid sequence: MIPLRDTQSLSRTPIICYGLIGAMLLIFIGEIRLEIVGELQDWVAYWSLVPAEIIGLFQEAIATQNPAIWTFLFWRIFAIVPALFIHSSYAQILGNLIFLFAFGRSLEDRIGRGYFLLFFVASGLITSGFRVALDPDMALPIIGANSAIAALLGAYIILIPQAKIDSILPLLIVFIPVKISANFYLLWWFIQQSSYGIGMLNINVNAWSVAGIFQQGLAIILGMAIAYFWLKPIAQLNQEEET